DNA from Kitasatospora acidiphila:
CACCGGTCAGGAGCTGTTGCACAGCGCCGCGGCCGGGGTGGCGCAGGTCGAGCGGCAGCTGCTCGAACCGCTCGACCAACTGGAGCGCCAGCGGGTGCTGGTGCTGCTGACGAAGGCGGCCAGGCTCGCGCCGCTGGTGTAACGATTCGTCAGCCCAGTGACCATGAGGGGTACTGGCCGACACACGTATGAGCGCCCCTTGTTGCTCGGGGCGCTCATACGATTTTTCACTGGTTGGCGAACAGTCATCCCAGTGAGGCGAACGGCCGTGCCCGCCGAGGGGTGCTCAACTCGGCGGGCGGCACCGTCAGTTCCAGTCGAAGCCGGACGGGTCCGGGCCGAGCCGCTTGCCGGTGGCGCTGCCGTCGATCGCGGCGAGGTCCTCGGCGTCCAGCTCGAAGCCGGTGACGTCGAAGTTCTCCCGGATCCGGGACGGCGTGACGGACTTCGGGATCGCGACGATGTCGTGCTGCAGGTGCCAGCGCAGCACCACCTGGGCGACCGTGCGGCCGTGCTTGGCGGCGATCTTGGCGAGCACCGGCTCGGCGAGCAGCGCACCGCCCTGGCCCAGCGGGCTCCAGGCCTCGGTGGTGATGCCGTGCTCGGCGTGGAAGGCACGCAGCTCGCGCTGCGGGAAGTGCGGGTGCAGCTCCACCTGGTTGATCGCCGGGACCACCGAGGTGGTCTCGAACAGGTGGGTGAGCTCGGCCTGGCCGAAGTTGGAGACGCCGATCGCCTTGGTCCGCCCGCTGGCGAGCAGCTCCTCGAAGGCGGCCCAGACGTTGCCGTAGCTGCCGTGCATCGGGCGCGGCCAGTGGATCAGGTACAGGTCGAGGTAGTCGGTGCCGAGCCGGGCCAGCGAGGCGTCGAACTCGCGCAGCACGGCGTCCCGCCCG
Protein-coding regions in this window:
- a CDS encoding aldo/keto reductase; translated protein: MSSIPGITLNNGVVIPQLGFGVWQVPDEEAAAAVRTAIEAGYRSIDTAAIYENEAGTGEGIRQAGVPREELFLTTKLWNSGTRDWSGQAGRDAVLREFDASLARLGTDYLDLYLIHWPRPMHGSYGNVWAAFEELLASGRTKAIGVSNFGQAELTHLFETTSVVPAINQVELHPHFPQRELRAFHAEHGITTEAWSPLGQGGALLAEPVLAKIAAKHGRTVAQVVLRWHLQHDIVAIPKSVTPSRIRENFDVTGFELDAEDLAAIDGSATGKRLGPDPSGFDWN